TGGTCGGCTTCGTCTAAGCCGGGGTTGGGTTCCATTAAGAAGGAAATGCCGTCAAATAAATTGGTCATCCGGGCTAAGAACAGACTGCCTTTGCCAATTATCATGGCCCGGGTCATTTCCCCGGCCAAAATCAGATCGCGAGCATGACCCACAAACGGTACCCCGGACGGTATGTGCCCTTGAGTCGGCGCAAAGCCGGGCATGCCGTGCCGGGCAACAAAATCAGGGATTTGGCTCCTTTGAAGTTGTTTTTTCATTACACTCAGTGCGGCAATCATCTTGTAGTTGGCTGTGGGGACGTCGCCGGCCCCGGCCGGTTCGGTAATCTCCGCCACCTGCATCTCCACTGAGTACTTATCTACATCTTCCATGGTAAAGCCAAGCCGCTCCAGGGGGTCGGCCACTAAAGCCTGCATAACTGCCTGGGGCGAAGAACCGGAGCCGATGTTATGCTTACCCAGCGAATCGGTTCTAATAACCGGGTTCTTCCCGTCGTTCTCGGAAACCAGGACAGCAAAACCGCCGAGAACATCCTCCAGCACAGGCATGCCGCGTTTCACATGATCCTTACCGTTCATACCCAGCTTGGCCGTAGCCCCGCCGGCAACTACGACTACATTCTTGAAGATTCCAGACTTTACCAACCCGGCCGCCAATACCATGGCATGGGCCGGCCCGGCACAAAAGCCCCGGGTATCGGATCCGGTGGCCTTTAGACAGCCGGCATGCTCTCCAATAGCCTTGGCAAAGTTGCCGCCGCCGCGTTGGTTCATGTCGCCGCAGGCTTCTTCGGAACATTCAATGATATAGTCGATTTCTTTCGGATCAATCTCTATATTCTTGATTAGGTGGCGCAACGCCAGGGCCCCTGAGGCCTTGCTGGCAGTGTTTTCAGCAATTACATGAGCCGTCAAGCTAGCGTCTACCTCATGGGCCCGCCGCACACAGCCCACCAGCCGCTCACCCAGCATTAGCGGCGCCGCGGTTTTCTCCTTCACCAGTTTTTGAATGTCGTCGAGACTGCGACCGCT
The nucleotide sequence above comes from Bacillota bacterium. Encoded proteins:
- a CDS encoding glycine reductase, which produces MYDPVVKGAAYILVHVPNMAFEFGSTQDVERHKDPQSPYLTEFKKHLRTYEQVLGYAPFQAFIGNMHPDELTSIPRPWYEGDKVEAKRYGRYGEIIPEDEFYAWLRLVDAFELVWLEDKFLAELEPGLKNDSMLTADDLKRIGSGRSLDDIQKLVKEKTAAPLMLGERLVGCVRRAHEVDASLTAHVIAENTASKASGALALRHLIKNIEIDPKEIDYIIECSEEACGDMNQRGGGNFAKAIGEHAGCLKATGSDTRGFCAGPAHAMVLAAGLVKSGIFKNVVVVAGGATAKLGMNGKDHVKRGMPVLEDVLGGFAVLVSENDGKNPVIRTDSLGKHNIGSGSSPQAVMQALVADPLERLGFTMEDVDKYSVEMQVAEITEPAGAGDVPTANYKMIAALSVMKKQLQRSQIPDFVARHGMPGFAPTQGHIPSGVPFVGHARDLILAGEMTRAMIIGKGSLFLARMTNLFDGISFLMEPNPGLDEADQFDLGAVKKLIADALRQVAQDLAQGED